In Clupea harengus chromosome 12, Ch_v2.0.2, whole genome shotgun sequence, the sequence TGTTTAGTCCGCCCCCTAGTCTCATCTTGTCAGGAGCAAGAGTGACAAGGAGCCAAAGGAGAGCAAAACGGAAGACTGAAGAGAATATTGACTTGCCTTCTCTCTTAAGAATGTCTAAGTTTAAATAAGCACATTTAAACTGGAAATGTGTTATTTTGCTTTGTTCTCCCGCTAATCAGCAGTTTACTGTAGCTAAAGTTCAATACATTTTCCATTCCAAGTTTGGTTTTAcgttaaagaaaaaaagcagtTTTCTAAGGACAGAAATAgctattcatgttttgttttggttcccCTATTCCTTTTACGTAAAGgacctgttttttttaagttttgagCGTCTGAATATTTGTCAAAATAATATGCATGACAGAAGCCATCAGTGGTTGTTATCTGTTACTTAGAAGGTGTCTTGCTGCTGTTTAGTAGAGATATTAGATGTTTGTGTACAAACTTcagtaaacaataaacacaagcTCTGTTGAAGTCATGGCCTCATCATGCGTGTTTGTATTGACCACCAGGCCCGCtgtcagagggggggggggggggtcaaagggCAAAGATGACCCcaggggaggggggtagggggggggggggggggaagaagagagcTGTTTTGCCGTGCGCAAATGGAACATGCCTATGGCCAGTCAGTGACCTGTGCAAGGGGAGGCCATCTTGTCTCCAGGCAcgaacacaagcacaagcacaaggaGAGCACAAGGAGAGCACGATTACCTCAAATGGCTTTTactctttctccttcagtcCATGGCCACTTCTGAAAATGACTAAGTGAAGTGAATGAAGGATGATGTGCATCTCCTGACGTCAAGCATCTCCCGGTCATCTCTTTGTTCCATTCACGTCCTTTCAGCCAGCGCCTGCCCTGCAATTAAAGTGACATTTCCTTTGATGTGAGATCAATGCACAGTTGCCAAGTGCGCTGTCGTGCGTGTTTGGAGCAAAGGTCTATTTTCCATGTAAGGCACACCCCTGACCTTTCAATGCAGACAGCATCAGTAGCAGCTGGCTCTCACGGAGGTGCCAGCACTCCGCTTAATCACAGGGGACACTAAAGTGCTCTGTAGCACCAATACACAGCATCACCTCACAGGGACATGCCTGTTGTCTGTTCTTAAGTGAATCATCAAGTGAATATTACTTCAATTCATGATCTCTATCAGTAAGATAATGGccttaaatgtaaatgtgtatttcCCTGTTCTCGGTACCTGAGGTGTATCCTGTGATGAGCAACATCGAGCGGCTACGTTACTGGGGTGTGCTATGTGGTTGATACTCAAATCCCTGATTTGACATGGATGTTAACTTATTAAAAGGCATGTCGTGATgagtcatcagtgtgtgtggtcatgtgtctgtgttgtgataTTTAAATCGCCAAATGCAGAAAAAGGTGAGACTTCGGACAAGATGCTGCTTGTCTGGCGTGAGGTGACCACCTGCTTCCTGTTCCTCTCCATCGCTGAAGCTTTGAACGTCTCCCACAGGTGCATGCAGGACACCCAGACGTTCCTTCTGGAGCTGAGCAAAGACAAACCAGCAAAGTATGCAGCTCTCAGTAAGTCTGACACATTTCTTCAAAAGGGGATAGTCTTTCGAGAGGCGTTTTGTGTATGATTTTATTCATTTGGATCTTTCATGAACAAGAAAGTGAATTAGAAGTTTCTTAAACACAGCACCCAAACAGCCTGATCAAAGTCTCGTTTTTATCTTCATTGGTTGGAAGCTGAATGGTGTGAAATGTGCTGAAGATACTGTATGATCCCCCTATGGGAGTACTGTCTGATACTCATAGCAACTGTGTACAACTATTTATTTCAAGTTCATTTTGTATAAGCATGTTTCAAGGTGAATTACTTGATTATTGGAGAGCTATTGCAGAACAACAAAGAAATCAGTATATGAAGTGTCCATATCACTTTATAATTCCCTCCCTTGAATGAACTTCATTTGTCATGTCCTGACCCAAGGCcagtctctttgtctctgttcaGTGAAGTTGAGCTGAAGACCCTGAGTGTATTCACCCGTGCTCTTGCATCATTGCAGTGTATGATGCATTTGGGAAGCTGGGCAGTGATGTGGAGGGCGGTAACGTGAACCGACCCGGCTCTGTACATGAGTGCCTCTCTGTGAGCGCACCCCACTTCAGAGGACAGTACTGCCAGGTGTACCTGAAACAGGTGACTGCATGGCTGTATACAATGTCATCTTTTAGCAGAGCCATTCACAGCGTCAGGTTCATAACACCACTCACGTTAATACCACATCTCTGTGCTGATATGCAGGAGGAAGTCCAGTATTTTGTGGGGATTTGTGTTCCTGACTCGTGTGCAGAGACAGAGGTGCAGACACTGGTCGTTTATGGTAATACAATtcagtgtaaatgtattgtTGTTGACATATATTATTTGTTATTGCAACATACAtgctatatgtttgtgtttgtctttagatATGTTACAATCGGGAGGGGAGTCACTTATACCTCCAGTgccctctctgcttctgtccAACCCCACGCTGGGCATCTTCATGACCCAGTGCCTTAGTGCCATCACTCCAGTCGACCCCTCTGCTGTCATCTGCCTGTGAGGATCATACAAATCTAGATATCTATGCACCTCTActctgtctgcctatctgtctttctgtctgtctgtctgtctgtctgtctgtctgtctgtctgtctgtctgtctgtctgtctgtctgtctgtctgtctgtctgtctgtctgtctgtctgtatgtctgtctgtctgtctgtctgtctgtctgtctctgcatctctcctaCAATGCCTTAAAATGGAGAGTATCTGTTGAATTCGACTGAGAAacgctttgtttgtgtgttgtgtggctgGCCGTGTCtaccctcaggtgtgtgtgtgctgtgttgctgGCGGGGCCCCTGCTGGCCAGCCTTTATGTGGCCCTTCTCAGGTGGAGGCGCCAGAGAGAGGTCAcccccagcccacacacacccctgaactCTGACCCCAGTCACTATGGCAGTGTGCTCTCCAACGGCTCTCCAGCCAGTCAAGCAGACATGGACACCCCTGAAAACATCACTGCAGACATAGACGACAGAACCAGCGAGGACAGCAGCCCAAAGAGCAAGTCTACACACCCCAACACCCACACAGGTAAAAACACAGGCTTACGGAGCGACTATTCAGTCATTATTCGTCTGGCCGTAAACCACCTCGCAAACAACACACAGTATAGTGCAGGGGCTTTAAATGTTATTCTAAATAATTACTGGGCCTTTTAGATGTTGTCGTAGTAAAATGATAGATATGAGTTGTGTGGAGTGGCTGTGGCTGAAGATGTCAAGCATCTGGGATTCAGAGGGCTGTCAATGTcaacctgacctgacctgactgTGTGTCAAAGTGAACTGCTCCCTAACACATTGAAACCCAGGCTCAGTCATTGGTAGGTGAATGTGAGGTCTGAGGTGTAATGCTTTTGAAGTGCTCTCAGAGTGGAAACGTCCTGTCTGGATGAGGTCTATTTGAAGCCTGAGTGCCAGAGGCATGTTAAAAGGCTGTAATTATTATAAAAAGCAGAAGTCTCAGGAGCAGAAGAATAACATTTTTTATAATAGTTAAAGTCTGTTATGAAAGTGGATTCTTGTGGTCCTTTATTTAACCAGAGGTTAAAAGAATGTCTCAAGTGCATGTGTTTCcttgtttgtacgtgtgtgtgtgtgtgtgtgtgtgtgtgtgtgtgtacatatttgtttttgtgtgtctgttcgaGTAGAAAAAAATGGATGACCTAAGGTTGTCCTTGACATTCACTACAGTGCAGAgtttttttcttaatttctAGTAGTCTCTAAATATGACCACATTTTCATATGTTGTAGTGTCTCTAAATATGACCATATTTTCATGTGTTGTAGTGTCTCCATACCTGGCCTATAATGGCAACCCACTTCCTGCCTGGTCATATCTTAGATTTCCTTTCCAAATGGCTTTAGGGAGAAAATGTTCAATCAACCATTAGGCCCACTTACTTTCTGAAGTGATTTCTCACAGAGATCTCATTAGCACATTGGCTGTGACTCATTCCTGTCATTAAATGAATCATTGAAAGGAAAGTTTCAGGTCTACCCCTATGCACAAAGTCTGTGAAATAGTTCATTTTTATTTGGTATATACACTGACATTGTGTTAACACAGTTATGGCCCCTTTCATATACACTAACATAGAGAAAATACATATGAAATGTACATGCGCACACAGATTTATCACGCAAGTGTTGTGCATGACAAGTGTGAGACTATGTTTATGTTGTATGTACTATGTTTACAGATCTTGTACACATGGGCAATCATGCATCCAGTAAATtgcactgctgttgttttttttttaaaggggggTACATTGGTTTGTGTAGGGTTGGGTGAGCGACCGGTTTGTCATGTTTGAAAAGTGTTGTGTGAACTTTGTGTGTTCAATTAGAGTGTTCAAATAGAGTGTTCAATTAGAGTGTTCAAATAGAGTGCCTGGTGAATGTTCTATTCTGAGTTCCGTTACTGAATGGCTGGGTCCCTTGCAGGCTGCTTCCTGTCCTGCCTGCAGACCCTCTCCCTGCAGGGCAGCAGTGCAGGAGTGCTGAGCACCGGATGCTCAGGCAGTACCGGCAGCTACTCCTCCCTCAACGGCATCCGCATCCTCAGCCTGCTCTGGATCATCTCAGGCCACAACGTCCAGCTCAGCGCCTGGAACAACCTGGGtgacacatcaaacacacatcacacacctcagacactgCCACATGTTAAACATATACATGAGATTcaaatacactctctctgctctctctctcattcactctctcacctctccctccctctttcttttttactcacacacacacacacatagactctcaCACATAAACTGCTTCTTTTGTCCTGTTTTTGTCCCTTTCAGATAACGATAAGCGATGGAAAGAGAGTGTGGAGAGGAACCCTCTCTACGTGTTTGCATTCAGTGGTCCTGTATATCTGGCGGTGGACACCTTCCTGCTCCTGGGGTATGGCACAGCATAGTGGAGTAAAGTGAAGGATAGCTAGACAGTTACAGTTACTGTTCTATGACCTTCTATGACCTTCTATGACTGTTACTGTTCAACTCAAGTTACAATGGAATGGTGATGGTATTGttgacattttcacacacagaaataccaactcgccccccctcccacacacaaacacacacacacacacactcacacccacacacacacacacattgacatatcTCTCCTGTGTGATTCAGAGGTCTTTTGAGTGCCAAGTCCCTCTTGGGATCCATTCAGAGATCAGAGGACCAACTGAGCCCAGTGCTTGTGGCACATTTCCTGTTCAAGAGGTTTAAGAGGTAAGCCTTTAACACCTgtcatagacagacagaggacagtTTCAGAGCCGTATAATAGGAGTGCTGCCATGTATGTTTGATAGCCATGCTGTGACTGGCTCCTCTCTTTGTTACCAGATTCAAAGAAATGCATGGTCTACGTGTGAATGTATACAGATAGAAGTATGGTGTAGATTAATACATAACAGCATGTTGCATAGGTAGCAAAAGCAGgttttacgttttttttttgtgtcaaatGATTGAATTGAACAGCACTGATTTCTTTCTTCTCTGGCAGAGTTCAGCCTCTCCACCTCTTCATCGTGTGCCTGGCTATTGGTCTGTTCTCTGTGGTCCAGCGAGGGGCGTTTTGGTTCATCGCTGACGATGAGATTCGGAACTGTAAGAAATACTGGTGGTCCAACCTGCTGCtagtgaacaatctgttcaccATCACTGACATAGTGCGTACCTTTTCACCATCACTGAcataggcaaggcaaggcaaggcaattttatttatatagcacaattcatacaccgtggtaattcaatgtgcttcacatacatacacaacaatgtgcttcacataaaaaaagcaaaaggtcagtacatgatcataaaaacagtaaattatagaaaataaaagcatgagaacattaaggcataaaaatagtaaaatataggaaataaaagcataaaaagaatagtaacaatcactagtctactacagtaagcaataatacttcaaaggaactgttcatggccagttagcagaaggcatctgagaaaagtttggtctttagtctagaCATAGTGCGTACCTTTTCACCATCACTGACATAGTGCGTACCTTTTCACCATCACTGACGTAGTGCGTACCTTTATTATGATACAGTACCTCTGATGATCCCTAGTAGAGAGGTGAACTGAGAGGAATTCATGTGAAGCTTGTGCTTTTGGTGTACGAGGGGTCTAATAGCTGTCTTTGGGTGTATCAGGGGTCTAATAGCTGTCTTTTGGGTGTATACGGGGTCTAATAGCTGTCTTTTGGTGTATCAGGGGTCTAATAGCTGTCTTTTTAAAGTGTGCACCATGGACCTGGTACCTGTCCATCGACTTCCAGTTCTATGTCACCACCCCTATACTCATATTGATATACAGATGGTGAGTTACTGTGCACTCTGTCTTCTCCTacttgtgttgtggtgtttgcttgtttgctgttttGATGACTGTGCTCTCACTGTGCTGTGGTTTATGACTTTAGGAACAAGAGGGTGCTTGTAGCCGTGGCGATCATTCTTATGGTGGTGTCATGTTTGACCAGTGGCCTCCTCACGGCCATTTTGCACCTGCCTGTTCACCAACCCACCACCCTGTGAGTCAGATATGTCATGGCCAGTGCTGGTGACTGAGTTACACAGCAGCCTTCTTGCTAACTCCTGGTGTTGTTCATTTCCTGTTTCTGACTGCCATTCACAGATCCTATGAGAGCTACTTTCAGTATTACTACAACAAACCCTACACTAGATATGGACCATATCTGATTGGCATCCTTGTGGGAATCTATATGACAACCAAAACTGGGCAGTTTGTGAGACATCGGGTAAATTCATGGATCATTATATCATTTATTATTATGTCACCACGGTAACAAGTTAGATTCCATCATCTTGATCTCTCTCGTTGCTggatttttttatgtgatgtcgCTGACACCCCGCTGTTCCTTGTTTGACCCTTGAACTTGTGCTGTCAGTGGCAGGCCGTTCTGGGctggttctcctctctctcagtgatggGGGCTGTGGTGGGCCTGGCCTACAGTCTGAGGGAAGTTCCCCCGAGCCCCTCCCTGCCTCACGCACTGTACCAGGGTCTTCACCGCAGCCTGTGGGCCCTGGCTGTGGCCTGGATCATCCTGGCCTGTGAGGAGGGCTATGGAGGTGAGTGAGAGCAGCCGCTGGCCAGAGACGGCTGGACTAAGGAGCCTGGAGGATTGAAGAGGTTGTTATGTGTTTGGTTTAGGAGCTGTAACAATCATCTGGTCTTCCTTGTACCTGTGTAGGGTTTGTGGACAGGATTCTGTCTATGACTGTGTGGATTCCTCTGTCCAACATCAGCTTCGCCTGCTATCTCATCCACCCTATGCTTATTATTCTCTATAATGGCAAGCAGGAAACAGCCATTCACTACACTGACCTCAACTTTGTGAGTGCTTCCCATTTACCCTCCTAACATCCAAGGATGCAGTATCTGTCAGcacattcatgttgtttttagctgtgcactgacacacagtcagtgtgttttcgcattcagtttgtgtttttgaacCTTGACCTTTCTCCATCAGTTCTACCTGTTCCTGGGCCACAGTGCTTTGACCCTTTTTTTGGGCTATGTGCTGACGGTTCTGATTGAGAAACCGTACCTCTTTCTGAAGTCTTCATGAACTGGAGGAGGcgatgacatacacacacaaaaaaacacaacaagatACTATGGCTACTAGAGcttatatttatatgtaaatattgCCATTGTAATTTTAAATGGTAAATTATGTGAAAAATAAAGTAATGTTAATATATTATGCTAATTCAGATTCTAAAATGTTCCACAATGTGTCAACCCTGTCAATGGTTGATTGTTCAATGGAattctgtccccctccccttcctcctttcatgttcttctcctctctttcttgtgCTATTCCTCTTCTCTAttcttttttccttccattCTTTTATCCCCATTGCTGCTTGAATACGGAGATTTAGTCATCATTTCACAGAGCCTTTTTGCTTCTGAGTGCCCATTGAGTCAGAGATGATGGTGATCAAGTAGCCATAGTATTAGACATTATGTTCAATATTCAGCTTTATTAACTTGTGTCGGGCAATTATTATTTCTTCCTTTTTGTGAACCTGTAATTATGAACCATTTCGAACTTGGCATAAGTGCCTGATGGCTCACCAGCTGTGATGACCGCAAGCAGCTTTGGGTGTGGATTGTTTTATGTTAAATATCCCCCTCTAGTGGTCATATTGAGTAACTGAGTAACCAAATGTTTGTTGGGAGTGGAAATTCTATGCCCTCTGGCCAAATACATAGCACCATGAAGAAGAAATTACATATGTGGAAAAAGTAATCACAATAAAAGTCTAAACGCTGTAAATCATGTGTTTGAAATACACAAGAGAAACTAATTTAAATCAATTTGGTCTACGTGTCGTTAGATTTTCTCAAGCATTCAGCTCAAAGATGTGTCAAAACAATTCCTCTGCCCTTGTTCATGAGAGGAGCTGTTGAGCGATGACAATGTTAACTGTGTAGGTCAGACAACTGACCTAATGGACATAGCTGCCATTTTGACACGTGGCATTTTGTGGCAGGTGACTACTATCTCTGTACCTGTGGAAAACCATGTGTTTGTGACCCGTAACTGATTAGAGTAATTAattacacatgtgtttgtgacccGTAACTGGTTAGAGTAATTAattacacatgtgtttgtgacccGTAACTGGTTAGAGTAATTAattacacatgtgtttgtgacccGTAACTGGTTAGAGTAATTAattacacatgtgtttgtgacccGTAACTGGTTAGAGTAATTAattacacatgtgtttgtgacccGTAACTGGTTAGAGTAgttacacatgtgtttgtgacccGTAACTGGTTAGAGTAATTAattacacatgtgtttgtgacccGTAACTGGTTAGAGTAATTAattacacatgtgtttgtgacccGTAACTGGTTAGAGTAattacacatgtgtttgtgacccGTAACTGGTTAGAGTAattacacatgtgtttgtgacccGTAACTGGTTAGAGTAATTAattacacatgtgtttgtgacccGTAACTGGTTAGAGTAattacacatgtgtttgtgacccGTAACTGGTTAGAGTAATTAattacacatgtgtttgtgacccGTAACTGGTTAGAGTAgttacacatgtgtttgtgacccATACAGTAACTGGTTAGAGTAATTAattacacatgtgtttgtgacccGTAACTGGTTAGAGTAATTAattacacatgtgtttgtgacccGTAACTGGTTAGAGTAgttacacatgtgtttgtgacccGTAACTGGTTAGAGTAATTAattacacatgtgtttgtgacccGTAACTGGTTAGAGTAATTAattacacatgtgtttgtgacccGTAACTGGTTAGAGTAATTAATTACACATGTGTTTTTGACCCTTAACTGGTTAGAGTAattacacatgtgtttgtgacccATACAGTAACTGGTTAGAGTAATTAattacacatgtgtttgtgacccGTAACTGGTTAGAGTAattacacatgtgtttgtgacccATACAGTAACTGGTTAGAGTAattacacatgtgtttgtgacccATACAGTAACTGGTTAGAGTAATTAattacacatgtgtttgtgacccGTAACTGGTTAGAGTAATTACACATTATAGGTGTTCTGCTGTAGgatcacaaacaccaacaaactGCATTGACAAAACATACATTAGATCAGAGAAATAGTCCTAATGACTCAAACTCTACACCTAACAATCACGTAGTCAATTAGTTTAATATATCATcgacatttttatttcaattttgaTGTGGTAATGGTTAACAAACAAGCTGTGTAGTTATCAGATTATGGTTACCTATCTACATCAATCAAATGGTGGGCAGGGATTGCGTAATGACTTGCTAGGAGGATGTAAATAATGCATCCTAAATGCAATCAAAACATAATAAAAATCACGCTTTTATCCAGTAGGGAATGACAGCAGTGTGAACTGAATATTATAatggttttagttttttttttttgcatcaaaGGTAAATAGTGTGCCTTTTAAGAGACGCAAATACACCATCAGCGATAGCTGAGAGTCTCTCTGGCAGAACTTAAAGTTTCCATCTCTGAAAAATGGCTCATGGATACGTTGGATCGTTAAATCCATTTTGCAATAGTGACCTCGGTGTTCAAATAGGCCTTTTGAACTGGACACTGTTTATGAGACCACGCGTGATGATGACATAAGACAAGCTGAACAGCGAGTCACAGAGATCCTCCAACTGCCCCATGGCACTCTGTTAATCTCCCCAATCATTCTGACCCATGCCTTTGAGATGACTGGACCTGCTCTCTGGGTATAGATGCATCCTAGCACCTCAGGAACTTCAAACTGGAGCCCCTGGATTGGTGAGGCCGAGGCCGTGTTGGCCACCTTGGGGGGCACTTACGGGGGGCGCTGGGAAC encodes:
- the oacyl gene encoding O-acyltransferase like protein, translating into MSNIERLRYWEKGETSDKMLLVWREVTTCFLFLSIAEALNVSHRCMQDTQTFLLELSKDKPAKYAALMYDAFGKLGSDVEGGNVNRPGSVHECLSVSAPHFRGQYCQVYLKQEEVQYFVGICVPDSCAETEVQTLVVYDMLQSGGESLIPPVPSLLLSNPTLGIFMTQCLSAITPVDPSAVICLCVCAVLLAGPLLASLYVALLRWRRQREVTPSPHTPLNSDPSHYGSVLSNGSPASQADMDTPENITADIDDRTSEDSSPKSKSTHPNTHTGCFLSCLQTLSLQGSSAGVLSTGCSGSTGSYSSLNGIRILSLLWIISGHNVQLSAWNNLDNDKRWKESVERNPLYVFAFSGPVYLAVDTFLLLGVQPLHLFIVCLAIGLFSVVQRGAFWFIADDEIRNCKKYWWSNLLLVNNLFTITDICAPWTWYLSIDFQFYVTTPILILIYRWNKRVLVAVAIILMVVSSFLLTPGVVHFLFLTAIHRSYESYFQYYYNKPYTRYGPYLIGILVGIYMTTKTGQFVRHRWQAVLGWFSSLSVMGAVVGLAYSLREVPPSPSLPHALYQGLHRSLWALAVAWIILACEEGYGGFVDRILSMTVWIPLSNISFACYLIHPMLIILYNGKQETAIHYTDLNFVSASHLPS